One genomic segment of Pleurocapsa minor HA4230-MV1 includes these proteins:
- a CDS encoding STAS/SEC14 domain-containing protein — MTIKLIPHKPDHIIGLEIDGWIDAEDLDRIVELIEKRLNTGEKLRIYAEINNWSGMSLVAFIKDLKFSLQHLKDFEKEAIVSDHRWLEGLAALGNTLFSSIEVKHFTPDETEQALKWVSS; from the coding sequence ATGACTATCAAACTTATTCCCCATAAACCAGACCATATAATCGGTTTAGAAATTGATGGCTGGATCGACGCAGAAGATCTCGATCGCATCGTCGAGCTGATTGAAAAAAGGCTCAATACTGGTGAGAAGTTAAGAATTTATGCTGAGATCAATAATTGGTCAGGAATGTCTTTGGTCGCTTTTATTAAAGACCTCAAATTCAGCTTGCAACATTTAAAAGATTTTGAAAAAGAAGCGATCGTAAGCGATCATCGATGGCTAGAAGGTTTAGCTGCACTAGGCAATACTCTATTTTCAAGTATTGAGGTCAAACATTTTACCCCAGATGAAACAGAGCAAGCTTTGAAGTGGGTTAGTAGTTAG
- a CDS encoding universal stress protein has protein sequence MFKKILVAIDYSAGSKQVFETALSLAKTNQGNLILLHVLSVDEVDPTMPPYLIRHKDRCIHVDSWIMRQANEIYDQECFNFQQKGIKLLRSFTEKAIAAGVSTEFSQITGHPSSTICEFAHSCHADVIVMGKRGHQGLKSMFLGSVSNYVIHHSPCSILLAQAPVLENSTLPKGIKNQIYA, from the coding sequence ATGTTCAAGAAAATTTTAGTGGCAATTGATTATTCAGCAGGCAGCAAACAAGTTTTTGAGACAGCTTTATCTTTAGCCAAAACCAACCAAGGAAATTTGATTTTATTGCATGTTTTGTCTGTTGATGAAGTCGATCCGACCATGCCTCCCTATCTAATACGCCATAAAGATCGTTGTATTCATGTCGATTCTTGGATCATGCGCCAAGCAAACGAAATATACGACCAAGAATGCTTTAATTTTCAACAAAAAGGCATCAAGTTATTGCGTTCTTTTACCGAAAAAGCGATCGCAGCAGGAGTCTCAACTGAATTTAGTCAGATTACAGGACATCCCAGTTCGACTATCTGTGAGTTCGCCCATTCTTGCCACGCGGATGTAATAGTCATGGGTAAACGAGGGCATCAAGGCTTAAAATCAATGTTTTTGGGTAGTGTCAGTAACTATGTCATCCATCATTCTCCTTGCTCGATCTTACTTGCTCAGGCTCCTGTTTTAGAAAATTCAACCTTACCAAAAGGCATTAAAAATCAAATTTATGCCTGA
- a CDS encoding universal stress protein: MINKILVAVDYSQANQLVFDSAASLAKTVGADLMLLNVLAEDEPSYPVISNYDYYPVLDSYDYELSKKKFADYKQQIINFWSAKVKEATAAGINTEFTQLTGNPGRAICELASTWSADLILIGSRGLTGLKEMFLGSVSNYVTHHAPCSVLIVRTPLDSKFAQAMAKSTKADPKQKLQTFKQ, from the coding sequence ATGATTAACAAAATTTTAGTAGCAGTAGATTATTCTCAAGCAAATCAATTGGTTTTTGATTCGGCAGCATCTTTAGCAAAAACTGTGGGAGCAGACTTAATGCTACTCAATGTTTTAGCTGAAGACGAACCAAGTTATCCCGTCATATCTAACTATGACTATTATCCAGTTTTAGATAGTTACGATTACGAATTATCTAAGAAAAAATTTGCTGATTATAAACAACAAATAATTAATTTCTGGTCAGCAAAAGTAAAAGAAGCCACCGCAGCAGGAATCAACACTGAATTTACGCAGTTAACTGGTAATCCAGGACGGGCGATTTGCGAATTAGCAAGTACTTGGTCAGCAGATTTGATTCTCATTGGCAGTCGGGGACTAACAGGCTTGAAAGAAATGTTTCTCGGTAGCGTCAGTAATTATGTGACTCATCATGCACCCTGTTCAGTTCTAATCGTCCGAACTCCCCTTGATTCTAAATTTGCTCAAGCAATGGCTAAATCAACAAAAGCAGATCCAAAGCAAAAACTTCAGACTTTTAAACAGTAA